The sequence GCCGATCTCGTGATCCACGCCTCCGGTGTGGGGGTCAGGAGGGGGAGTAACAAGCTGCTCGCCGACCTCGACTGGTCGGTGGAACTCGACGAACGGTGGGTGGTGCTCGGCCCGAACGGCGCGGGGAAGACCACGCTGCTCAAGCTCGCCGCCGCGGAATCGCATCCCACCACCGGTGTGGTGTACGTGCTGGGCGAGCGGCTCGGCCGCGTGGACGTGTTCGAGCTGCGCACCAGGATCGGCTTCACCTCGGCGGCGATCAACGGCCGCATCCCGCCCGAGGAGAAGGTCAGGGACGTGGTGGTCAGCGCGGGTTACGCGGTGCTCGGCCGCTGGCGCGAGTCCTACGACGATCTCGACACGGGGCGCGCGGAGGAGCTGCTGGCGGCGCTGGGTGTCGGCCACCTGGCCGACCGCAGCTACGGCACGTTGTCCGAGGGCGAGCGCAAGCGGACGCTCATCGCGCGGTCGCTGATGACCGACCCGGAGCTGTTGCTGCTGGACGAGCCCGCGGCGGGACTGGACCTCGGCGGCAGGGAGGATCTCGTCGCGCGGCTGACCGAACTCGCGCTCGATCCCGACGCGCCAGCGATGGTGCTGGTCACCCACCACGTCGAGGAGATCCCGCCTGGATTCACCCACGCACTGCTGCTGTCACAGGGGCGCGTGGTCGCCTCAGGTCTGATGGACGACGTGCTGACCAGTGAGAATCTTTCCGAGGCGTTCGGGCAGGATCTGCTGTTGCAGCGGTCGGGGGACAGGTACTTCGCCCGACGTCGCTGACCGCCTCTACCGGCGGGTAGCCTGCGATGGAGGCCACAGCGCGGTCGGCGGAACCGGTCCGCGGGAACGAAGGAGGAAGGCGTGGGCGAGTTCGTCCGTCTCGAGGTCGATGAGGGCGTCGGCACCATCCGGCTCGACCGGCCCCCGGTGAACGCGCTGAACAACCAGGTTCAGGCGGAGTTGCGCGAGGCCGCCATCGAGGCAGGCGAGCGTGACGACGTGCGGGCGGTCATCCTCTACGGCGGCGAGAAGACGTTCGCGGGTGGCGCCGACATCAAGGAGATGGCGGCGAAGTCCTACGTGGAGATGCAGCGGTTCGGCACCGCGCTGTCGGCGTCGCTGACCACCATCGCCGAACTGCCGAAGCCCACGGTCGCCGCCATCACGGGCTACGCGCTCGGCGGTGGACTCGAACTCGCGCTGACCGCCGATCGTCGTGTCGTGGGCGACAACGTCAAGGTCGGGCAGCCGGAGATCCAGCTCGGCGTCATCCCCGGCGCGGGCGGCACGCAGCGGCTCGCCAGGCTCGTCGGACCGAGCCGTGCCAAGGACCTCGTGTTCACGGGACGCTTCGTGAAGGCGGAGGAAGCGCTGGCCATCGGGCTCGTTGACGAGGTCGTGGCGCCCGACGACGTGTACGCCGCGGCTCACCGTTGGGCGGCGCAGTTCGCGAACGGTCCCGCTGTCGCGCTGCGTGCCGCGAAGGCCGCCATCGACGGTGGTCTGGACACCGACCTGCGCAACGGGTTGAGGCTGGAGACCGAGCTGTTCGCGGCGCTGTGGGCGACCGAGGACCAGAAGCGTGGCATGCAGTCCTTCATCGAGAACGGACCGGGCAAGGCCACCTTCGAGGGGAAGTGACGTGACTCACGTGTCCGACCCTGCCCCGAACCCGCACGCTACCGCCGACGAGGTTCAGGCCGCGTTCAAGGACCCCAAACTCGCCAACGTGCTCTACCACGACTGGGAAGCCGGCACGTACGACGAGAAGTGGTCGATCTCCTACGACGAGCGGTGCATCGCCTACGCCACCGACGTGTTCAATGCCGTCGCGGGCGACTTATCCAATGCCGTCGCGGGCACGCAGGAGCAGCCCTACGGCCACGCCATGGAACTGGGCAGCGGCACCGGGTTCTTCCTGCTCAACCTGATGCAGGGCGGAGTGATCAAAAAGGGGTCGGTCACCGACCTCTCGCCCGGCATGGTCCAGGTGGCGCTGCGCAACGCCGCGAACCTGGGGCTCGACGTTGACGGCCGGGTCGCCGACGCGGAGCGCATCCCGTACGACGACAACAGTTTCGACCTCGTCGTCGGGCACGCGGTGCTGCACCACATTCCGGACGTGCCCGCGGCGTTGCGCGAGGTGCTGCGGGTGCTCAAGCCGGGCGGCCGGTTCGTGTTCGCGGGCGAGCCGACCAAGATCGGCGATTTCTACGCCCGCAGGCTCGGCAGGCTCACCTGGTGGCTGACCACCAACCTCACCAAGCTGCCGCCGCTGCGCGCGTGGCGAAGGCCGCAGACCGAACTCGACGAATCGTCGCGGGCCGCGGCGCTTGAGGCGGTGGTCGATCTGCACACGTTCGATCCGACCGAACTGGAACGCATGAGTCGCGGCGCGGGCGCGGTGGACGTGCGCGCGGTGACCGACGAGTTCAGCGCCGCGCTGGTCGGGTGGCCGATCCGCACGTTCGAGGCCGCGGTGCCGCAGGAGAAGCTGACACTGCGCTGGCGGCTTTTCGCCTACCGCGCGTGGTTGCGGCTCTCGGCACTCGATCGCACGGTGCTGTCCAAGGTGCTGCCGAGGGAGCTGTTCTACAACGTGATGATCACCGGGACGAAGCCGTCCGCGCCTGAGCGACTGTAGGTCTCGTGGCGTACGGCTTCTCTCTCGACGACGTCGCGTTCCTGCGTTCGCGGGAGGGCCGGGAGGCGTTGGAGGCGTGTTCCGGTCTCGCGTTGACGGAGGGGAGCAGGCTGGCCGACGTCGCAGAGGCACGCCGTGTCGTCGGCAGGCAACACGCCGCCGCCGTGCTGGAGACGCTGCTGCTGCGGCGCAAGGCCGAGGCCAAAGTGGACGGTGGAGGCCGGTGGCTGTTCACGGACGCCGCGCTCCAGCAGGCGAGCGCGGCACCGGTGGCCGCTCACCGGGCAGGCAGGCTCGCGGGCCGCGACGTTCACGACGTGACGTGTTCCGTCGGCGCCGATCTCGTTGCACTGGCGCGGACAGCGCGGCGGTGCGTGGGGTCCGATGTGGACGAGGTTCGGCTGGCCATGGCCGCGCACAACTGCGCTGTCTCCGGTGTCTCCCCCGCGCTCGTGCGCGCGGACGCCTTGCACCCGGTGACTCGCGAGACCATCGTGGTGGCCGACCCGGCTCGCCGCGATGCAGCGGGTCGGCGCCGCTGGCGGCCGGAGGACTTCGTCCCCGCGCTCGACGACCTCGCCGCCACCTATGCGGGACGGCCACTGGCCGTGAAGTGTGCTCCGGGAATCGACCCGAAGGCCGCCCCGTGGGCGAGCGAGGTCGAGATCATCTCGCTCGACGGCAGGGTGCGGGAGGCGGCTCTGCTGAGCGAGGGCCTCGCCACGGCATCGCGCAGGGCGACGGTCCTGAGGTCGGACGGCGGTGGGTGGTCGATCACCGACGCCGAACCCGACGACGTCCCGGTGGGCGAGGCCGGGCAGTGGATCGTCGATCCGGACGGGGCCGTGGTGCGGGCCGGGCTCGTGCGGCATTACGCGGCCCGGCACGGCTTGTGGCAGCTCGACCCGCGCATCGCCTACCTGACCGGCGACACCCCTCCTCCGGGTGTGCGCGCGTTCAGGGTCCTGGACTCCGGTCGCTTCACCGAGAAGGCACTGCGGGCGCTGCTGCGCCGTCACGACGTGGGGCGGCTGGAGATCCTCGTGCGCGGTGTTGACGTCGATCCGGACGCACTGCGGCGCAGGCTGAAACCTCGTGGCGCTGCGGAGGCCAGCGTGGTGATCACGCGTATCGGCCGCACGGCCGTGGCGTTCCTCTGCCGCGCCGAGCGGATACCGGACGCACCGGTCGCACCGCACGACTGAGAGCGGCGGTCGTGCCGCTGGACGCGGTGATGAGCAGGAGCCTCGGGCGTCTGCCCGTGTGTCCGGTTCGTAGCGCGCGAACCTGCGCGGATTGTCGGTCGCGGCGGGACACTGGGCGTATGTGCCGAAACATCAAGACTCTGCGGCCGCCATTCGCCGAGGGCGTGACCGAGGCCGACATCCGGGCGGCCGCACTGCAATACGTGCGCAAGGTGTCCGGGTTCCAGCGGCCTGCGGCCCACAACGCCGAGGCGTTCGAGCGCGCTGTGGACGCCGTCGAGATGGCGACGGCGGAGCTGTTGTCGTCGTTGCGCGTGCGGGGTGCCCCCGCTCGCTGAACGCACTGCCGTCGCGGTCGGCGGTGAGCGCACGCCCTCGTCGAGGTGCGGGCGGCTGAGGGGAGTTCTCGCCCGACCCTGCCCTCAGCGCACCAGGTGCCGGGTCAGCACCTCGGCTTCCGCCCTGAGCCGTTCGGCGTGATCGGCTCGGCCCAGCCGCTCGTACTCGTCGGCAGCGGCCGTCCGCTCCCGGACCTCGTTCTCGACGATCTCCCGCAGTTGGGTGTCGGTGAGTTCGCGTCTTTCCGTCTCCGTCGCGCCGACACCGCTCGCGGCTCCCGCCACATGCTCGCCGCCGAGGCCGGCGACCGGCGCACTGTCGATCGGCGCACTGTCGATCGGGACGGCCTCGGCGTTGTCGATGGCGCCCAGCGCGGAGCGCAGCGCCGCGAGGGCGACACGGTCGCGGGCCTTGAGCGCGGTGGTCAGGTGCTGGCGCAGCGCAGCGCGCATGATGGGACCCCCGTTCCGATGAAGAGACGTTTCACAATACGACTGTATGATGAAACTATGCCACGGGTTGTCGATCACGACGAGCGCCGGAACCGGATCGCGTGGGCGTTCCAGCGGCTGCTGGCCACTGAAGGGTTCGCCGCTGCCTCCTTCTCCAAGGTCGCGGCCGAGGCGGGCGTTTCGGTCGGGCTCATCCAGCACTACTTCGCGGGCAGGGACGCCCTGCTGCGCTTCGCCTACGACGACGCGGGGTCTCGTCTGAGCGAGCGGGTGCGCCTGCGGGGCAGGGGAGGTGAGGCCGCCGGTCATCCGCTCGCGCGCGTGCTGCTCGACACGCTCGTGGAATTGCTGCCTCTCGACGAGGAGCGAGACCTCGAATACCGGGTGCGGCAGAGCTTGCAGGCGCAGGCGCTGCATCACACGGGGCTCGCGGAGGTGGCGCGCAGGGCGGGTGGTGATCTCCTTCGCCATGTCGCGGCTGTGGTCGAGTACGGCAAGGAACGTGGTGAGGTCGAGTCCGGGGTGGACGGGGTGCTCGCCGCGCGGACCATTCTCGCCACCGTGCAGGGGCTGGCCGATCAGGTCGCGCTCTCGGGTGCGGGCACCTTCCCCGCGCCCGAACTGCTGCGGCGGGTCATCGCCACCGTGTTCACCGGCGGGATCGGCCTTCCTGGGCGCGACGTCGCCGGAGACTCCGTTCCGGAGACGTGAACCCTCTGCCGTTCCCGGTTCGGCGGCGAGCCGCCCTGTTGCTACGGTTGCCATATGAGCTTATTGCAAAAATCGGAGGCCGCGCGGTGACCCGGCACGTGACGGTGCGGCTGACGAACGGCACCGTTCGGGGCCGCCGCGATGAAGGACACCTTGTGTTTCGTGGTGTCCCCTATGCCGCTGCCCCGGTCGGGGAGCTGCGCTGGCGGGCACCGGCACCGGTCGAGCCGTGGTCCGGCGTCCGTGACGCGACGGTGCCGGGGAACCCCGCACCGCAGCTCGCCCAGCCGTTCGCCGATGCCACCTCCCTCGACGAGGACTGCCTGACACTCGACATCACCGCGCCGGACGACGCCGTCGAAGGCGCGGGCAAACCGGTGCTGGTGTGGTTGCACGGCGGTGGCGGCACGAACGGAAGCGCTGGCGACTACGACGCGGCAAGGCTCGCCGTCACCGGTGATGTCGTCGTGGTGAAACCGAATTTCCGGCTCGGTGTGCTGTCCTGTTTCGCCTATCCGGGGCTGGACGGCAGCGGAACATTCGGTCTACTGGATCACCAGGCCGTGTTGCGCTGGGTGAGGCGGGAGATCACCCGGTTCGGCGGCGATCCGGGCAATGTGACGCTCGGCGGCGAGTCCTACGGCGCGCTGATGGTCGCAGCGCACCTGACCTCGCCAGGGTCGGCGGGGCTGTTCCACCGAGCGATCCTGCACAGCGCCTTCTCCGTGCTGGGCTCCACACCGGCGCACGTGTTCGTCCCCGGACTTCCCGCGTTGCCCCCGAGGTGGTCGCCGCTGGCCGAGGCGCAGCAACTCGGCGCCGCCGTCGCCGCCGAGCAGGGCTGGGTGAAGCCGGGCAGCGACCCGGACTCGGCGCTCGCGCAGCTCCGCCGCGTCCCGGTGAAGGACCTGCTTCAGGCATCCGGGTCGTTCATCCGTCCTGCGTTCGGCGGGGCCGTCCTGCCCTCCTCGCCCGCGACGGCGATCGCCGAGGGCCGGTTCCACCGGGTGCCGGTGCTGCTCGGGGCCACCCGCGACGAGGCCAGGTTCTTCGTCGGGCTCTTCGCCGACGCCGCGGGCAATCCCGTCACAGCCGAGACCTTCCCCCGGCTGCTGGCCGAGGCGTTCGGGGACGCGGCCGACGACGTCGCCGCGCGCTACCCGCTCACCGACTTCGCGACGCCCAGCCTCGCGTGGGCGCGGATCAGCACCGACCGGGCGTGGGCACGGCCCACCTGGGACGTGGCCGGTGCGTTCGCGGCCCACACGGGCACCTGGTTCTACGAGTTCGCCGACCGCGACGCACCACCGCCGCTCCCGCTTCCCGGCCTTGAGCCCGGCGCCCAGCACGCCGCCGACCTGCCATACCTGTTCGATGTGGCTGGCGCACCGCCGTTGTCGGCGGCGCAGCGCGCACTCGGCGAGCGGATGATCCGCTACTGGACGGCCTTCGCCGCCCACGGAGCCCCTGCCTGTCCAGGGCTGCCCGGCTGGCCGGGTTTCGACACCGGCCACGTCCAGTCGCTCGCGCCCGGGGAAATCGGCGGAACCGACTACGCCGCCGACCACCGCCTCGACTTCTGGGCGCGTCTGCCGTGAGAGCGGCGAGGAGTGTGCGCGGCCAGATCGGGAGGTGGGACGTAGGATGCCGACTTGTGACAGCCTCCTCGTCGGCGGGGTGGCCGAGGACGACGTCACCGCCGTCATCCCCGGAGCAGTACCTGCGTGATCTCGCACTGCTGCGCCGAGTCCGGGACCGCATCGACAGGGAGTACGCGCGACCGCTGAACGTGGAGGCGCTCGCCCGTGGCGTCACCATGTCGGCTGGGCATTTGAGCCGTCAGTTCCGGCGCGCCTACGGGGAGTCGCCGTACTCGTATCTCATGACCCGCCGGATCGAACGCGCGATGGCGCTGCTGCGGCGGGGCGACCTCAGCGTCACCGAGGTCTGCTTCGCCGTCGGCTGTTCTTCGCTCGGCACCTTCAGCAGCCGGTTCACCGAACTGGTCGGTGTCCCGCCCAGCGTCTACCGGCGTGAGTCGGCGCGCGAGGCCGAGGGCATTCCGCCGTGCGTGGCGAAGCGGGTCACGAGACCGGTCAGGAATCGAGAAGCGTCGGCGTCCTGGGCGCAATAGCGTGAGGTCATGACCGAAACAGACCTCACCATCCACCAGGCATTCCTGCCGCACACCGACCCGGAAGCCGCGCTGGCCTTCTACCGCGACACGCTCGGTTTCGACGTCCGCAACGAGGTCGAGTACCAGGGCATGCACTGGATCACGGTGGGCCCTCCGAGCCAGCCAGGCACGTCCATCGTGCTGCATCCGCCTGCCGCCGACCCCGGCATCACCGACGAGGAACGCCGCACGATCGCCGAGATGATGGCCAAGGGCACCTTCGCGGGCATCAACCTGGCCACGAAGGATCTCGACGCCACGTTCGAGCGGTTGCAGGCCGGTGACGCCGACGTCGTTCAGGAACCGACCGACCAGCCGTGGGGCATCCGCGACTGCGCCTTCCGCGACCCGGCAGGCAACATGATCCGGATCTTCGAACAACGCTGATCGGACCGTCGGAAGTGTCCGCCCTGCGCTCGCATGCGGGGCGGGCACTGCCTGCCGTCAGACGCGAGACCCGAGAACTTCCGAGCCGACGAGGAGCCGATCACGGTGCACATCGCCGACAGCCACGACCTGATTCGCGTGCACGGGGCGCGCGTGAACAATCTCGCCGACATCAGCGTCGAGATCCCGAAGCGACGCCTGACGGTGTTCACGGGTGTCTCCGGCTCCGGGAAGAGTTCGCTGGTGTTCGGCACCATCGCCGCCGAGTCGCAGCGGATGATCAACGAGACCTACAGCGCCTTCGTGCAGGGCTTCATGCCCACCACGGCGCGGCCCGACGTGGACGTGCTGGACGGGCTCACCACCGCGATCATCGTCGATCAGGAGAGGATCGGGGCGAACCCGCGCTCCACCGTCGGCACCGTGACCGACACCGGCGCACTGCTCCGCATCCTGTTCAGCAGGCTCGGTCAGCCCCACATCGGTTCACCGCAGGCGTTCTCGTTCAACGTCGCCTCGGTCAGCGGAGCCGGAGCGGTGACGCTTCAGCGCGGTGACAGGACGGTGAAGGAGCGGCGCGCCTTCAGCATCACCGGCGGCATGTGCCCTCGATGCGAGGGCATGGGCACGGTCAGTGACATCGACCTCACCCAGCTCTACGACGACTCCAAGTCCATCTCCGAGGGCGCGTTCACCATTCCCGGCTGGAAGTCCGACAGTTTCTGGACCGTCCGCGTCTACGCCGAGTCCGGGTTCGTCGATCCCGACAAGCCGATCCGCGAGTTCACCAAGAAGGAACTCGACAACCTCCTCTACCGCGAGCCGACCAAGGTGAAGATCGAGGGTGTCAACCTCACCTACGAGGGGCTGATCCCGAAGATCCGCAAGTCGTTCCTGTCCAAGGATCGCGAGTCGATGCAGCCCCACATCAGGGCGTTCGTGGACAGGGCCGTCACCTTCACCACCTGCCCCGAGTGCGACGGCACCCGGCTCACCGAGCTGGCGCGCTCGTCGAAGATCGCCGGAATCAGCATCGCCGACGCCTCCGCCATGCAGATCAGCGACCTCGCGGAATGGGTGCGTGGCCTCGCCGAATCCGCGAGTTCGGGGGCCGGTGACAGTGGCGTCCCGGCGACCGTGATGCCGTTGCTGGACACCCTCGCGCACACGCTCGACTCGTTCGTCGAGATCGGACTCGGTTACCTCTCGCTCGACCGGCCGTCGGGGACGCTGTCCGGCGGCGAGGCGCAGCGCACGAAGATGATCCGCCACCTCGGTTCCGCGCTGACCGATGTCACGTACGTCTTCGACGAGCCGACCATCGGCCTGCACCCCCACGACATCCAGCGCATGAACGACCTGCTGCTTCGCCTGCGTGACAAGGGGAACACGGTGCTCGTCGTGGAGCACAAGCCGGAGACGATCGCCATCGCCGACCATGTCGTGGACCTCGGCCCCGGCGCGGGGTCGGCAGGCGGAATGGTCTGTTTCGAGGGGACCGTCGAACAACTCAGGGCCGCCGACACGCTCACCGGCCGCCACCTCGACGACAGGGCCACGCTGAAGGAGACGGTGCGAAAGCCCACCGGGGCGCTGGAGATCCGGGGCGCCACGGCGAACAACCTGACCGGCGTCGATGTCGATATCCCGCTCGGAGTGCTCGTCGCCATCACCGGTGTCGCGGGATCGGGCAAGAGTTCCCTCGTGCATTCCTCGATCCCGGCGGGCGCGGGGGTCGTGTCGATCGACCAGGGCGCGATCCGTGGCTCACGCCGGAGCAACCCGGCCACCTACACCGGGCTTCTCGACCCGATCCGCAAGGCGTTCGCCAAGGCCAACGGCGTGAAGCCGGGCCTGTTCAGCGCCAACTCCGAGGGCGCCTGCCCCAACTGCAACGGCGCCGGTGTCGTGTACCTGGACTTGGCGATCATGGCCGGGGTCTCCGCGCCGTGCGAGGTGTGTGAGGGCAAGCGGTTCCAGGTGTCGGTGCTGGAGTACACGCTGGGCGGTCGCGACATCAGCGAGGTGCTCGCGATGTCGGTGTCCGAGGCACGGGAGTTCTTCGGCGAGGGCGAGGCCAGGGTTCCCGCCGCGCACAAGATCCTTCAGCGGCTCGACGACGTCGGGCTCGGCTACCTTGGCCTCGGTCAGCCGTTGACGACGTTGTCCGGCGGGGAGCGGCAGCGCCTCAAACTGGCCGTCCACATGGCCGAGAAGGGCGGGATCTACGTTCTCGACGAGCCGACCACCGGCCTGCACCTCGCCGACGTCGAGCACCTGCTCGGCCTGCTCGACCGGCTCGTCGATTCGGGTAAGTCGGTCATCGTCGTCGAGCATCACCAGGCGGTCATGGCGCACGCCGACTGGATCATCGACCTCGGTCCCGGAGCGGGTCACGACGGTGGCCGGATCGTCTTCGAAGGTACCCCGGCCGACCTCGTCGCCGGTCGTTCCACCCTCACCGGCAAGCACCTGGCGGACTACGTCGGTGCGTGAGGAGGCGTGACCAGGCGCGGGTACGAATGCGTCGGCGGTTCGGGAGGTATCGTCGGTCTGCGCTTCGTCGGGGGTTCGGCAGCGGTGGGAGGCCAGGGCGTGACCCACTGACGGTGACGAGCCAGCGCACCCGGCCCCGTGCTGGTGACGGCACAGCTCGCCGTGCGGCGAGCGCGACGACGGATTTCCGCCAGCGGGGCGAGGGCGGGACGGTGCACTGTGGATAGAATGAGCGATCCACTCACGACAGACGCTGTTTCCGTGCTTGAGGGTATGTACGCCGCCGAGGCCGAGTACCTCGCGGCAGGCGGACCCGGGAGTGCGTCGTTCGCACCGCTCGCTCCGTTCTTCGCGCACGACGTCGTGCTTCACCAGGCGGAGAACCTCCCCTATGGCGGTCCGTGGCGTGGCCATGACGGTCTGGAGCGCTTCTTTCTCGCCATGAGCCGGACGTGGGAGACCTTCGAGATGGTGGAACAGGAGTTCCTGTCGCACACCAGCCCGCTCGTCGTTCTCACGCAGGTGCGGGCCCGCGCTCGGGCAACCGGGGCCGAACTCCAGTTCCCGATCATTCAGACGATCACCGTGGAGCACGGGCGCATCAGCGAGGTGCGCCCGTTCTACTGGGACACCGCCGCCGTGGCGGAGGCGTGCTCGACCCGCTGACGCCGCAAGGACGGTCCCGAATCCGCTACGACCGCCGCGCCACGACGTCGGCACGCGCGGCAGAGAGTCGAGACCCCGCCGCACGTGTACCGGTCAGGCGGTGCGGCGGGCGCGAGCCAGCGCGAGCGAGCCGAGAGCGACGGCGATCAAGCCGACCGCGATGGCAAGGTAGCCGCCGACGATGCCGTAGCCGGTGCCGGGACCGCCTTCGGCCGCCGCGACGACACCGCCACCTGCCACCGCGCTCGCCACTCCCGCGCCCAGTGCCATGATCGCGCCCTTCGGTTTGGTTCCTGTGCCGAGCCGACTGGAGGGACGCGCGAGTGCCACGCCGCCCAGCACCGCGCCGACCAGTCCCACCACCGCGCCGACCAGGGACCAGAACCTGCCGGAGGTCAGGGTGTAGGAATCGACGGCTGACGACTGTGCCACGGCGTGCGCGAGCAGGTCGGCGGGACTGCGGACAGGGAAGCGAGTGCGGAATGGACGGACATGGCGGCTTTCGTTCCTTCCTGTGACGGGATGGGGCCTTTCGAGCATGTCCCCGGATCGCACCGTGTGACGTCGCGCGTGCGTGGGAAATCTGCGCTGCCACGCCCGGTGTGGTCGCCTACGGCGGGCGTGGGCGAACCGGGAACGGTCTACCGCGGTTGTGGTAGCCGCAGAATCGTCTTCCGGTGGGAGTCGCAGGCGCGAGCCGTCGAATAGGGTGCACGCGTGAGCAGGGCGCGGATCGGTGCCAGGGACTGGGCGATCGCCGTCGGTGTGGCCGCGACGCTGGTGGCCACCGGGTTGTCGGGGCAACCCCCGCCGACGGACATCGGGCCGCTGGGTTACGTGCCGCTGGCCGCAGGTGGCCTGACGCTGGCCGCGCGGCGCCGGATGCCGGTCGCCGTGCTGGTCGTGACCGGACTGTGCACGCTCGTTCATCAGCTTCTCGGTCTCGACGTGCCCGCCGTGGCGTACCTGTTCGCGGTGTACGCCGCCGTGCGGGCGGGGCACCGCATCGCCACGATCGCCGTGTCGGTGGGCATGCTCGCCGCTCTGCCGCTGGTGATCTTGGCCTCGCCCCAGCCGACCGAGGTGGGGGAGGCGTTGCTGCGTTCACGGGATGTCCTCGAACTGGCCTGGCTGATCGCCGCGGGCGCGGCGGGCGAGGCACTGCGGCAGGCCGAGCGAAGGGCGGACGAGGCCGAACGCACCCGCGAGGAGGTCGCGCGGCGCCGCGCCAACGAGGAACGACTCCACATCGCACGTGAGTTGCACGACTCGCTCACCCACCAGATCTCCGTGATCAAGGTGCAGGCCGAGGTCGCCGTCCATCTCGCCCGCAAACGCGGCGAGGAGGTACCGGACGCGCTGCTCGCGATCCGGGAAGCCGGTCGCGAGGCCGCCAGGGAACTGCGTGCGACGCTGGAAGCGTTGCGCGACGACGAACGGTCGTCACCGCACGGGATCGACGGGGTTCCGGACCTGCTGTGCAGGGCTCGCGCGGCCGGTCTCCGCGCCACGCTGACGATCGAAGGGAGAAGGGTCGAACTCCCGTCAACAGTGCAGAGTGCCGCTTACCGGATCGTTCAGGAGGCACTGACCAACGTCGCGCGCCACGCCGCGGCCACGACGGCTTCCGTCCACATCGAGTACAGCGCCGACGCCGTGGAGGTCAGGATCGACGACGACGGCAAGGCCACTGTGGACTCAGCTCCGGCTGCGGGCGTCGGGTTGCTCGGGATGCGCGAGCGGGTCACGGCCCTCGGTGGCCATCTGCGTGCCGAGCCACGTGCCGAGGGCGGCTTCACCGTCGCGGCACGGCTTCCCCTTGAGAGGGCGGCGTGATCCGCGTTCTCCTCGTCGATGACCAGCCCCTCATTCGCAGCGGCTTTCGCGCGCTGCTCGATGTCGAGGACGACATCGAGGTGGTGGCGGAGGCAGCCGACGGCCGTGAGGGAGTCGAGCAGGCAAGGGCGCACCGTCCGGACATCGCTCTCATCGACGTTCAGATGCCCGTCATGGACGGCATCGAGGCCACTCGGCGAATCGCCGAGGACCCGGCGCTGTCGGGGGTGCGGGTCGTCATCCTGACCAACTACGGTCTCGACGAGTACGTGTTCGACGGATTGCGGGCAGGCGCGGCCGGGTTCCTCGTCAAGGACATCGAGCCGGAGGACTTCCTGCACGCCGTGCGCGTCGCCGCGCGGGGTGACGTCCTGCTCGCGCCGTCCATCACACGGAAACTGATCGACCGTTACGTCAGCAGGGCGCCAGCCGCCACA comes from Saccharomonospora xinjiangensis XJ-54 and encodes:
- a CDS encoding response regulator, producing MIRVLLVDDQPLIRSGFRALLDVEDDIEVVAEAADGREGVEQARAHRPDIALIDVQMPVMDGIEATRRIAEDPALSGVRVVILTNYGLDEYVFDGLRAGAAGFLVKDIEPEDFLHAVRVAARGDVLLAPSITRKLIDRYVSRAPAATGVDARLARLTNREREVVTLVAGGLSNEQIADRLVISPLTAKTHVNRAMTKLHARDRAQLVIVAYESGLVVPGGS
- a CDS encoding ATP-binding cassette domain-containing protein, encoding MRGGHCLPSDARPENFRADEEPITVHIADSHDLIRVHGARVNNLADISVEIPKRRLTVFTGVSGSGKSSLVFGTIAAESQRMINETYSAFVQGFMPTTARPDVDVLDGLTTAIIVDQERIGANPRSTVGTVTDTGALLRILFSRLGQPHIGSPQAFSFNVASVSGAGAVTLQRGDRTVKERRAFSITGGMCPRCEGMGTVSDIDLTQLYDDSKSISEGAFTIPGWKSDSFWTVRVYAESGFVDPDKPIREFTKKELDNLLYREPTKVKIEGVNLTYEGLIPKIRKSFLSKDRESMQPHIRAFVDRAVTFTTCPECDGTRLTELARSSKIAGISIADASAMQISDLAEWVRGLAESASSGAGDSGVPATVMPLLDTLAHTLDSFVEIGLGYLSLDRPSGTLSGGEAQRTKMIRHLGSALTDVTYVFDEPTIGLHPHDIQRMNDLLLRLRDKGNTVLVVEHKPETIAIADHVVDLGPGAGSAGGMVCFEGTVEQLRAADTLTGRHLDDRATLKETVRKPTGALEIRGATANNLTGVDVDIPLGVLVAITGVAGSGKSSLVHSSIPAGAGVVSIDQGAIRGSRRSNPATYTGLLDPIRKAFAKANGVKPGLFSANSEGACPNCNGAGVVYLDLAIMAGVSAPCEVCEGKRFQVSVLEYTLGGRDISEVLAMSVSEAREFFGEGEARVPAAHKILQRLDDVGLGYLGLGQPLTTLSGGERQRLKLAVHMAEKGGIYVLDEPTTGLHLADVEHLLGLLDRLVDSGKSVIVVEHHQAVMAHADWIIDLGPGAGHDGGRIVFEGTPADLVAGRSTLTGKHLADYVGA
- a CDS encoding helix-turn-helix transcriptional regulator is translated as MTASSSAGWPRTTSPPSSPEQYLRDLALLRRVRDRIDREYARPLNVEALARGVTMSAGHLSRQFRRAYGESPYSYLMTRRIERAMALLRRGDLSVTEVCFAVGCSSLGTFSSRFTELVGVPPSVYRRESAREAEGIPPCVAKRVTRPVRNREASASWAQ
- a CDS encoding sensor histidine kinase; protein product: MSRARIGARDWAIAVGVAATLVATGLSGQPPPTDIGPLGYVPLAAGGLTLAARRRMPVAVLVVTGLCTLVHQLLGLDVPAVAYLFAVYAAVRAGHRIATIAVSVGMLAALPLVILASPQPTEVGEALLRSRDVLELAWLIAAGAAGEALRQAERRADEAERTREEVARRRANEERLHIARELHDSLTHQISVIKVQAEVAVHLARKRGEEVPDALLAIREAGREAARELRATLEALRDDERSSPHGIDGVPDLLCRARAAGLRATLTIEGRRVELPSTVQSAAYRIVQEALTNVARHAAATTASVHIEYSADAVEVRIDDDGKATVDSAPAAGVGLLGMRERVTALGGHLRAEPRAEGGFTVAARLPLERAA
- a CDS encoding VOC family protein — translated: MTETDLTIHQAFLPHTDPEAALAFYRDTLGFDVRNEVEYQGMHWITVGPPSQPGTSIVLHPPAADPGITDEERRTIAEMMAKGTFAGINLATKDLDATFERLQAGDADVVQEPTDQPWGIRDCAFRDPAGNMIRIFEQR
- a CDS encoding DUF6223 family protein produces the protein MLERPHPVTGRNESRHVRPFRTRFPVRSPADLLAHAVAQSSAVDSYTLTSGRFWSLVGAVVGLVGAVLGGVALARPSSRLGTGTKPKGAIMALGAGVASAVAGGGVVAAAEGGPGTGYGIVGGYLAIAVGLIAVALGSLALARARRTA
- a CDS encoding nuclear transport factor 2 family protein; the protein is MLEGMYAAEAEYLAAGGPGSASFAPLAPFFAHDVVLHQAENLPYGGPWRGHDGLERFFLAMSRTWETFEMVEQEFLSHTSPLVVLTQVRARARATGAELQFPIIQTITVEHGRISEVRPFYWDTAAVAEACSTR